The Fusarium keratoplasticum isolate Fu6.1 chromosome 8, whole genome shotgun sequence genome includes a region encoding these proteins:
- a CDS encoding Eukaryotic translation initiation factor 3 subunit H: MGDAPKDAPFQAVQVEALVIMKIAKHCSSAFPSIATGSIVGMDQDELLEITNTFPFPTVDPATTDGHQNDASALAAAAPRQKANIAYQNEMIRHLKEVNVDANNVGWYTSATMGNFVNLSFIENQFHYQKDNENTVALVYDASKSSQGNLTLRAFRLTPAFMNAYKENKFTTENLQKTKLSFKDILAEVPINVHNSHLLTTFLHQIPSAPVSGDIEQPSSLADLERDGVKPPLYPSIDTLDLAIDPFLEKTCDLLLESIESHYTDLNNFQFYQRQLGREQAKITQWQTKRKAENAQRAAAKQSLLPEDEWQRLFKLPQEPSRLEGMLNAKQVEQYSKQVDGFTANVSAKMFAVRENLLPK, from the exons ATGGGTGACGCTCCCAAAGATGCGCCTTTCCAGGCCGTCCAGGTCGAGGCTCTG GTCATCATGAAGATTGCCAAGCactgctcctcggccttccCTTCTATCGCCACCGGCTCGATCGTGGGTATGGACCAGGACGAGCTTCTGGAGATCACCAACACGTTCCCTTTCCCGACCGTCGACCCCGCTACCACCGATGGCCACCAGAACGACGCCTCGGCActcgccgctgccgctcCCCGACAGAAGGCCAACATCGCCTACCAGAACGAGATGATCCGACACCTTAAGGAGGTCAACGTGGATGCGAACAACGTCGGCTGGTACACGAGCGCGACCATGGGCAACTTTGTCAACCTGAGCTTCATCGAGAACCAGTTCCACTACCAGAAGGACAACGAGAACACCGTCGCCCTCGTCTACGACGCCAGCAAGAGCTCCCAGGGTAACCTGACCCTGCGGGCGTTCCGCCTCACCCCCGCGTTCATGAACGCTTACAAGGAGAACAAGTTCACCACCGAGAA CTTGCAAAAGACCAAGCTCTCCTTCAAGGACATCCTCGCCGAGGTCCCCATCAACGTCCACAACTCGCACCTCCTCACCACCTTCCTCCACCAGATCCCCTCCGCTCCCGTCAGCGGCGATATTGAGCAGCCTTCGTcgctcgccgacctcgagcgGGACGGTGTCAAGCCCCCGCTGTACCCCTCCATCGAtacccttgaccttgcgaTCGATcccttcctcgagaagaccTGCGATCTCCTGCTCGAGAGCATTGAGTCGCACTATACCGACCTCAACAACTTCCAGTTCTACCAGCGACAGCTCGGCCGtgagcaggccaagatcacACAATGGCAGACCAAGCGCAAGGCTGAGAATGCCCAGCGGGCCGCGGCCAAGCAGTCTCTTCTGCCCGAGGACGAGTGGCAGCGGCTGTTCAAGCTTCCCCAGGAGCCCAGCCGGCTGGAGGGTATGCTGAACGCGAAGCAGGTGGAGCAGTACAGCAAGCAGGTGGACGGCTTCACGGCCAACGTCAGTGCCAAGATGTTTGCGGTGAGGGAGAACCTGTTGCCGAAATAG